From Nicotiana tabacum cultivar K326 chromosome 20, ASM71507v2, whole genome shotgun sequence, one genomic window encodes:
- the LOC107770344 gene encoding diacylglycerol O-acyltransferase 3 translates to MEASTGVLRRFPSVAGAVAGVNNNRFHHNSSSSKLSMLSFTEIRGSLKSKKLMVSGFKDEGYLEYYNSSGRGSSRIIRCGKKEKNKENDVALKKTKKKMKLLKGLSRDLSNLSEMGIGFGFGSDIGLVDQVQGKTISETAELLLGQLQQLKAEEKELKRKRKEEKALMKMKGASQVQGITNREMSSSSSSSSESSESSDDECQNLVDMKSLKIESLAQTIPEACERALENATSTIENHMIEPRTQHPEVDTSVEISSKSSTSNEDSTERMTSLVVPVPTILERSEEHCLEASDRYIGNVGSSPNAAVAATTTAAGTKKIEVCMGGKCKRSGAGAILEKFQQMVGIEAAVSGCKCMGKCKVGPNVRVSVSSDSCFDAFQAGDSVSVNSAPSSNNSLCIGVGLEDVSLIAANLLGRYPEVGLANAVR, encoded by the exons ATGGAAGCCTCTACCGGAGTTTTGCGCCGATTTCCTTCCGTCGCCGGCGCTGTTGCCGGAGTTAACAACAACCGCTTTCACCATAACTCTTCTAGTTCAAAATTGTCCATGTTAAGTTTTACAGAAATTAGGGGAAGTTTGAAATCGAAAAAGTTAATGGTTTCTGGGTTTAAAGATGAGGGTTATTTGGAGTATTATAATTCTTCTGGTAGAGGTAGTAGTAGGATTATTAGGTGTGGGAAGAAAGAGAAGAACAAAGAGAATGACGTGGCGTTGaaaaagacgaagaagaagatgaaattgcTTAAGGGTTTGTCTAGGGATTTGTCTAATTTGAGTGAGATGggaattggttttggttttggttcTGATATTGGTTTGGTTGATCAAGTTCAAGGGAAGACTATTTCG GAAACGGCAGAGCTATTGTTAGGACAACTTCAACAGCTAAAGGCAGAGGAGAAAGAGttgaagaggaaaagaaaagaagaaaaagcacTCATGAAAATGAAAGGAGCAAGTCAAGTACAAGGCATAACGAACCGTGAAATGTCATCATCTTCAAGCTCTTCTTCCGAATCAAGTGAATCAAGCGATGATGAATGTCAAAATTTGGTTGACATGAAAAGCCTGAAAATAGAATCTCTTGCCCAAACAATACCGGAGGCATGTGAACGTGCACTCGAGAATGCAACATCAACAATAGAGAATCATATGATTGAGCCTCGGACTCAACATCCGGAAGTGGATACATCAGTAGAGATCTCAAGCAAATCATCAACTTCCAATGAGGACTCAACAGAGAGGATGACGAGTCTAGTAGTACCTGTCCCTACTATTTTAGAGCGAAGCGAGGAACACTGCTTGGAAGCTAGTGACCGCTACATTGGCAATGTAGGCAGCAGCCCTAATGCAGCTGTAGCTGCTACAACAACAGCAGCGGGgacgaagaagattgaagtatgTATGGGGGGTAAATGCAAGAGATCAGGCGCTGGGGCGATATTAGAGAAATTTCAGCAGATGGTTGGGATTGAAGCTGCAGTTTCGGGGTGCAAATGCATGGGAAAATGCAAGGTTGGTCCAAATGTCAGGGTTTCAGTGAGTAGTGACAGTTGCTTCGACGCGTTCCAAGCCGGTGATTCTGTCTCTGTTAACTCTGCTCCTAGCAGTAATAATTCTTTGTGTATTGGAGTTGGTTTAGAGGATGTGAGTTTGATTGCAGCCAATTTGCTTGGTAGATATCCAGAAGTAGGGCTAGCCAATGCCGTGCGTTAA